Part of the Chitinophaga parva genome is shown below.
CATTGTAAGCAAAGGCCCAGAACAAATTTTGTTTGATGGTGAGATAGGTATGCTTACCAAGGCCCAGCGCCAGGGGCAGGCCGGCCAGGTCGTTCTTCAGCAGCACCACATTGGCACTTTGCATAGCCACCTGTGTGGCATCGCTCAGGGAAATACCGATGGTGGCTTTGGCCAATGCCGGTGCATCGTTAATGCCATCGCCCACCATGGCCGTGGGTGCGGCTTGTAATAACGCGTCCAGGCGTTGCAGTTTTTGCTCGGGCAGCTGGCCTGCATATACTTCATCGATGCCCAGTTGCTGCGCAATGGCATTGCACTTATACGCCGTATCGCCACTGAGTAGCACCGTGCGGATGCCGCGCTGGTGCAGGGTTTCCACCACTTCCTTTGCATTGGGGCGTAGTTCGTCCACCAGGTCTACCCAGCCCACGAGCGTGTTATTTTTCAGCAGGTAAATATTATGCGTATCGTCCTGGGTCTGGGCTGCCGCCAGGCTGTAGGAGCCCAGTTGCCATACATTCCCCTCTTTATCTTTAGCACTCATGCCGATGCCCTTGTGTTCCCGCAATTGCTGCAACCCCTTGTCCCCCGCAGGTTTCCAGGCGGCGGCAATGGAACGCGCAATGGGGTGGGAAGAAAATTTTTCAAGGCTGTACACCGTGGCGCGGAAGTCTTCATCACTCATTCCTGTTGCGTGATAACTGCCTACCTGCAATTTGCCGGTGGTAAGGGTGCCGGTTTTGTCAAACACTACCTGGCGTATGTCCTTGAATGCTTCCAGGGTATGTGCCCCTTTGATAAGGATGCCATTGCGCGCAGCGCGCCCCAAACCCACCATTACGGCAGCCGGTGTGGCCAGGCCCATGGCACAGGGGCAGGCAATGACCAATACGGCGATGGCCCGCATCATAGCGGTTTCCAAACCAGTGTGGCCAATGAAGAACCAGCCACAGAGCGTAACCAGCGCAATGCCCAGTACCAGGGGCACAAAAATGGCGCTGATGCGGTCTGCCAGCTTTTGCATAGGCGGCTTGTTAGCCTGCGCCTGGCGCACCAGTTCTATGATATAACTCAGCACTGTGTTCTCGCCGGTAGCGGTGATGAACACCTTGATAGCGCCGCTTTCCAGGATGGTGCCGCCTATTACCTTGTCTTTTTCCCGGCGTTGTACGGGCTCACTTTCGCCGGTGATCATCGATTCGTCTATGGTAGCCTGGCCCCAGTAAATAGTGCCGTCCATGGGTATTTTATCACCGGTGTTCACGAGCACCTGCTGGCCTACTTTGAGTGATTTGTTGTCTACTTCCTGGATCTCCTCATTCCCATCTTCCGCGAGGGTAATGAGGCGGGCGGTGGTCTTTTGCAGTTTTACGAGCGCGGTGATGGCGGAAGTGGTTTGCTTCACCGTTCTTTCTTCCAGCAGGTTGCCTACAAACACCAGCAGGATGATAGAAGCGGCGGTCTCGTAAAAGAGATAATCGTGCCCCAGGTTATTGATGGTGCCGTACAGGCTGTAGCCATAAGCCGCGGTGGCGCCCAGCGCCACCAGTACGTCCATATTGGCTACCCCATTGCGCAGGGAGCGCACCCCGCTGCGGCCAAAATACCAGAGGCCCATGAGGAATACGGGTGTACTGAGCACCAGCTGCAGGATGGGGTGCTGCAGTGCCGGCCAGGGCAGCCACATATGCAGCAGCAAAGGCGCGGTGAAGATGGCGCAGAAGATCACTTTGAATGCCAGGGTGCGGGTGAAAGGGACGGGTTTGGCTTCGTCTTCCGGCAGCTGTACGGTGTAGCCCATACCGGCAATGCCTTTGAGCACCGCTTTCACATCTGCCCCGGCAGGTGGCTGGAAGCTTACTTCATCGGTGGCAAAGCTCACGTTTACCGCGGCCATGCCTTTGTTCTCCAGATATTTTGAAACGGACAATGCACAGTTGGTGCAGTGCATGCCGACTACCTTGCAGTGGATTGTTTCCATAGTCTGATCCTCATTTATGCGGCATAAAATGCTGGTCACAAATTTACCGTTTTGTGCCCGGCAGGTATCAAAAATTATTGCAACCATCCTTCATTTTCGGGGCCTGGCCATGGAGGAAGGGAACGGGAGGGCCCTGGCATATTCCCTCCAAACATGCCAGCATGCTGCCGTGGGATATGGGAGCACCCGGAAATGCCGTAATTTCGCGGCATGGAACGCATTTTCACGCAGGAAGAACTGCCGGAAACGGCCCGCTTGTTCTGGGAAAAATTTCCCGATACCGCTGTTTTTGCCTTTGACGGGCAGATGGGAGCGGGCAAAACCACTTTCATCAAAGCCCTGTGCACCGCTAAAGCCGTGCAGGACGTAACGTCCAGCCCCACTTTTTCTATCATCAACGAGTATCATTACCCCGGCCCTTCCGGCGGGGAGGCCCGCATTTACCACCTGGACCTGTACCGCCTGCGCAATGAGCAGGAAGCCCTGGATGCCGGTGTGGAGGACTGTTTATACGGGGGCGATGTCTGCTTTGTAGAGTGGCCGGGCATTGTGACCAGCCTGTTGCCGGCAGATACGGTACTGGTGCAGCTGGAAACCCTGCCCGATCAAAAAAGGCTGTTAAGGGCAGGCCCGGCTTTTCGTAAATAACAGTTATCTTTGAAAACACCTTAATTCACCCTCAAATAATTGGCATAATCATATGGAGCAGCGGCAAAAACCGGTTGTGAGTGCGGGCTTTACTTATTCTCCATTGGAAGAGATGCTGGACATCCCTCAAAAAAACACCCGGCTTCATATTGGTATACCCAAGGAAACATCTTTCCAGGAAAACCGCATTGCGCTGACCCCGGATGCAGTGGCCATCCTGGTGCACAACGGGCACAATATTGCCGTGGAGCATGGCGCAGGAGATGGTTCCCATTTCTATGACACAGATTACGCAGAAGCAGGTGCAGAGATCCTGTACGATAAAGCGGCTGTTTTTAAATCCGATATTATTCTCAAATCCGCCCCGCTGAATGATGCGGAGATAGCGCTGCTGCACCCGCACCAGATCGTGATCTCCCCTATTCACCTGGCCGCGCTGCAGGCAGAACAGATGCAGCGCATGATGGATAAACGCATTACCCTGCTTTCTTTTGAAAACCTGAAAGATGACGCAGGCACCTACCCCATCGTGCGCGCCATGAGTGAAATAGCCGGGGGGGCGGTGATGCTGCTGGCAGGGCAGTACCTGAGCAACGCCCATTATGGCAAAGGCATTTTGCTGGGCGGGGTTACCGGCATTCCGCCTACCAAGGTGGTCATCATCGGCGCCGGCATTGTGGGCGAATTTGCCGCCCGCACCGCGCTGGCCCTGGGCTCGTCTGTAAAAGTATTTGACAACAATATTTACAAACTGAAACGCCTGCAGAACAATATTGGCGTACGGGTATTTACCTCCGTATTACGGCCCAAGGTACTGGCAGAGCAGCTGCGCAATGCGGATGTGGCAGTGGGTGCCCTTTCATCGCAGAATGGCCGCACGCCCGTTGTGGTGTCTGAAACCATGGTGAGCAATATGAAAGCCGGGGCCGTGATCGTGGATGTGAGTATAGACCGGGGCGGCTGCTTTGAAACGTCCCACATCACCAGCCACGAAAATCCCATTTTCAAAAAATATGACGTAGTACACTACTGTGTGCCCAACATTGCCTCCGGCTTTGCCCGCACCGCCTCAGAAGCCATCAGCAATGTGCTCATGCCGCTGCTCCTGGAAGCCGCGGACGACGGCGGTTTTGAGAACCTGGTATGGATAAAGCGGGGTGTGCGCAATGGCATCTATCTTTACAAAGGCGCCCTTACCAATTACCACCTGAGCGAACGCTTTAAACTGAAATATACGGACCTGGAACTGCTGTTGGCAGTGAAGGGTTGATGATTGTGCAGTGTACAATGACATAAATTATAGAGGGGTTGCGATGGTCATATCGCAACCCCTTCGTTCTTTAATATCCTTCGCGGTACACTATACATTGTACACGGTACATTGTACAATTTTTACGCTTTCAAATACCCCCAGTAAACCGCTGCAAACACCAACAGGCCTACAATGATGCGGTAAACGCCCCACATTTTGAAGCCATATTTTTTCAGGGAGTTGATGAACAATTTAATGGCCGCCATGGCTACCAGGAAGGCGATGAAGCCACCAACGGCCAGTTTCAGCAGATTATCACTACCTACGCCGGGGCCGATCAGCAGGTCTTTCTTTTTCAACAGGTCGTAACCGGTAGCGGCCAGCATGGCGGGAACGGCCAGGAAGAAGGAAAACTCCGCGGCTTCCGCACGGGTTAGTTTTTGCTGCATACCGCCTACAATCGTGGCGGCACTGCGGCTGGTGCCAGGCAATAATGCAAGGCATTGGAAGAACCCGATACGCAAAGCGCGGAACACATCCACCTTGGCTACAGAATCGATCTCCGGCTTGTTGAACCACTTATCCACAAACAGCAGGATGATGCCCCCTACAAACAGGGTGCACCCTACTACCAATGGGCTACCCAGCAGTTTCTCAATTTCCTTGTGTAGTAAAAACCCCAGGATAAGCAGGGGCAGCACCCCCAGGATGATCTTCTGGTAAAACTGCAGCCAGCCTTGCTGGAAGGAAAAGAACTTTTTCCAGTACAGCACCACTACGGCCAGGATAGCGCCCAGCTGTATGGCCACTTCATAGAGCTTTACAAATTCATCGTCGGCAATGCCCATGGCAGCGCTGGTGAGGATCATATGCCCGGTGGAAGAAATGGGCAGGTATTCTGTAATACCTTCAACAATAGCAAGAATAACCGTTTGTAACCAATCCATAATAAAAAATTAATGCCTGCTTATGGGCATACAAAAAGCGATGGGGTGCATCGCTTTTGTGACTTAAAAAAATATCGTTTATCCGGGAGGGAATTAAAGGGTTTTTGCGGCTTCCGGCGTGGTGCTCTTCGGTTTGCGCATGATAGCATAAGCTTCAATAGCGAGGCCCAGGAGGATCACGATGGGCGCCAGGGTGATGCGGCGGAAGCTGTACACTTCCTCCGGTTTAAAGGAATTGGGATCATTGCTGCCACCACCGGTCATCAGGAGAAAGCCGATCACGATCACCACCAGGCCGGCAGCCATGATCTTGTACGCATCTTTAGCGAACAGGAAGCGGTTATCTACGGCCGGCGCAGCTTTTTCGGCATGTTTTTCTGCCGGTTTGCCCGGTGCATTATATCCTTTAGCCATAAGTATTTTCTAAAATTGGAAAGCAATATACGATTAATGTCCAAAAACCAATGTCAAAACCGCCCAGGCCCCCGCTCTCACCGCCCAATGCCGGGAAATCCGGGTCTAACGGGTACCTGCTAGTACAGGTCGTCCAGTTTCATGCGGAGGTATTTCATCACAGACCGGTGGGTGCTCAGCACACAGATGCCAATGCCCAGGGAGATCAGGCCCAGGAAGAGGAGGCCTACCAGGAAGTAATCCTTCAGGTCTTCAAAACCGGGCAGCTCCAGGCGCTGGCGGGTGATCCACAACACCCCAATGAGGCCGATGATGGCCAGCAACGCACTGATAGCGCCATTGATAATGGCCCGCAGGTCAAACGGTTTGGCAATGAACCAGCGGGTGGCGCCTACCATCTGCATGGTCTTGATCAGGAAACGGTTGCTGAACATGGCCAGGCGGATCGTATTGTCTATCAGCACGATCACTACCAGGGCCAGCACCACGCAAAGCCCGAGCACTACCAGGCCTATCCTGCGTACGTTCTCATTTAATTTGTCTACCAGGGCCCGCTGGTACGATACCTCGCGCACCGCTGCGATCTGGGAGAAGCTGTTTTCAATTATCTTGAGGCTGTCTGCGTTCACGTAGGCAGACCGCGCCTTGAAGTTAATGCTGGCATACAGGGGGTTATAGCCGAGCAGGCTGGTAAAATCCTCTCCAAAGTCTTTCTTAAAGCGCTCTGCCGCCATATCTTTGGACACATATTCAATGCTGCGCACATACGGTTTATTGGCAATGGAGTCTTTCAATGCCTGGGCCTGGGTATCCTTCACGTTATCGCGCAGGATCACCTGGATCTCCACCCCTTCCTTGAAATACACACTAAGCTTATTGGCCTGGATAACAAAGAGGCCCAGGGTGCCCAGCAGGAAAAGGACCAGGGCTACACCTATGATGGAAGATATGTAAGAAGGACTGGATTTTTTAGACGAGGATTTCCCAGATTGAGCCATTAGTCACGGTTTATGGGCGAAAATAACAAATATGTTTAATTTTGCCGTCCCAACAGATTTAAAAATTAACAAATTCAATAACGTTGGCAGACAATGCATTATTTTGTTTGCAAACACACTTGAAAAGACAGGATACAAGCTTTTATGGAATACAATTTCAGGTCAATCGAGCAAAAATGGCAGCAGCAATGGGATGCTACCCATGCATACCGCGTCAGCAACGATAGCGACAAACCCAAATGTTATGTGCTGGACATGTTCCCCTACCCTTCCGGCGCCGGCCTGCACGTAGGCCACCCGCTGGGCTACATCTCCAGCGATATCTATGCCCGTTATAAACGCCTGAAAGGCTTTAACGTGCTACATCCCATGGGTTATGACGCCTTTGGCCTTCCCGCAGAACAATATGCCCTGGAAACCGGCCAGCACCCGGCGGTGACCACGGAAAATAATATCAACACCTTCCGCACCCAGCTGGATAATATCGGCTTTTGCTACGACTGGGAGCGCCAGGTGAAAACCAGCGATCCTTCCTACTACAAATGGACCCAGTGGCTGTTCCTCCAGATCTATAACAGCTGGTTTAACCGCCACACCCAGAAGGCAGAACCCATCAGCACCCTGGTATCCATCTTTGCGGCGGAAGGTAATGTGCGCCATGAATGCCCCGGCGACCGCCAGTTGCGCTTCTCCGCGGTAGACTGGCAGGCGTACAGTGAAGACGCCCGCCTGCAGGTATTAATGCAGTACCGCCTGGCTTTCCTGGCCTATGCAGAGGTGAACTGGTGCGAGGCACTGGGCACCGTACTGGCCAATGACGAAGTGGTGAACGGTGTGAGCGAACGTGGTGGCTACCCCGTAGTGAAAAAGAAAATGCGCCAATGGTTCATGCGCATTACTGAATATGCAAACCGCCTGCTGGAAGGCCTGGAAACCGTGGCCTACAGCGATGCGATGAAGGAAATGCAGCGCAACTGGATCGGCAAGAGCCAGGGCGCAGAGATCAAATTCCCCATCAAAGGCGCGCCGGCAGAGACTTTTATCACCGTGTACACCACCCGCCCGGATACCATTTACGGCGTAGATTTCATGGTGCTGGCTCCGGAACATGAGCTGGTATCCATCATTACCACCGGCGAACAACAGGCTACCATCAGCGCTTATATTGATTATGTGCAAAGCCGCTCAGAGCGGGAGCGCATGGCAGAAGTAAAACAGGTGACCGGCGCCTTTACAGGGGCCTATGCCATTAATCCTATCAGCGGGCAGGAAGTGCCGGTGTGGATCTCCGAGTACGTACTGGCCGGCTACGGCACCGGCGCTATCATGGCCGTGCCCTGCGGTGATCAGCGCGACTTTGGCTTTGCAAAGCATTTTGATATTCCCATCACCAATATCCTCGGTGCCGCCTTCAACGGCCAGGAAGCCAATCCTACCAAGGATGCGATCCTGGAAAACAGCGGCTCCCTCAATGGCACGCCCATGCGCGACGCCAGCGAGATCGTGATCCGGGAGCTGGAAAATAAGGGCATTGGCCGCCGCCAGATCAATTACAAGATGCGCGATGCTGGCTTCAGCCGCCAGCGTTACTGGGGCGAGCCTTTCCCCATCGTGTACAAACACGGCGTGGCCCATCCCATTGATGAAAAGGAACTCCCGCTGGAACTGCCGCATATTGAAAATTACAAACCCGGCCCTGAAGGCGAAGGCCCGCTGGCCAACATTACCGAGTGGGTGGACATTGCCCCCGGTGTGCGCCGCGAAACCAATACCATGCCCGGTTACGCCGGTAGCAGCTGGTACTTCCTGCGCTACATGGACCCGCATAATTCAGAAACCTTTGCCAGCCGCCATGCCACGGACTACTGGAACCAGGTGGATGTATATGTAGGGGGTACAGAGCACGCCGTAGGCCACCTGCTGTATTCCCGCATGTGGACGAAAGTATTCTGCGACCTGGACCTCATCGGTTTTGACGAGCCTTACAAAAAGCTCATCAACCAGGGCATGATCCAGGGCTCCAGCCGTTTTGTTTATCGTGTAAAAGGCTCCAATGAATACGTTTCCTTTGGCCTGAAAGATCAATATGAAACAGACCGCCTGCACGTGGATGTAAATATTGTAGATGGCGTGGTGCTGGATACAGCAGCGTTCCGCAAATGGAAAACAGATTTTGCAGATGCTACGTTCGTGCTGGAAAACGGACAGTACATTTGCGGCACGGAAGTGGAGAAAATGAGTAAAAGCAAGTACAATACCGTAAACCCCAATGAACTGGTGGATAAATACGGTGCTGATACTTTCCGCATGTATGAAATGTTCCTGGGCCCCGTGGAGCAATCCAAACCCTGGGATACCAAGGGCATTGAAGGCGTACACCGCTTCCTGAAAAAACTCTGGCGCCTGTTCTACGATGAGCAGAAAGGCTGGATCGTGACCGAAGAAGCACCTTCCGCGGAAGCATTGAAAGTGCTGCACAAAGCCATCCAGAAAATTGATAACGATACGGAGAACTTCTCCTACAATACCGCGGTAAGCCAGTTCATGATCTGCGTGAACGAACTGGCCACCCTGAAGGCCAGCCGCCGTGCAGTGCTGGAACCTTTGCTGGTGCTGCTGGCGCCTTACGCGCCGCATATTGCCGCAGAGCTGTGGGAAGCCCTGGGCAACACCACCAGCGTACTGGATGCAGCCTACCCGGTGTTTGATGAACAGTACACCAAGGAAAGCGCCTTCAACTACCCCGTAGCCGTGAATGGTAAAACCCGCACTGAAATGAGCCTCCCGCTGGATGCAGACAATGCAGCCATAGAAGCCGCCGTGCTGGCCCATGAAGACCTCCAGAAATGGCTGGATGGTAAAACGGTAAAACGCGTGGTGATCGTGAAAGGAAGGATGATCAACCTGGTGATCTAACGATCATCCCGTATAAAAATAAAAATGGACTGCATCATCATTTGATCAGTCCATTTTTATTTTATGTATGTTATTTCTTTTATTGATCCACGCTGTTCTTATCAATGCGGGTAGGCGTATCCTTGCCGCTGACAATGCTTTGTGCACTCAGGGCAATGGCCTGGATGGTTTTGGTAATGTTGGCAATGTCCAGCGTTTTCACTTCATCTGTTACCTGGTGATAGTCTTTATCAGCATCTATCTGGTCTGTGGAGATGGTGTGCGCCGGTACGCCCAAACGCGCCAGGGTAGCGTTGTCTGAGCGATAGAACAAGTGTTGGTCCGGGTAAGGATCGGGGTAGAATTTAAAGGCGGTGCCTTCCAGGTTCTTTTGGAGGATGGGGCCAAAATCGCTGCGCTCAAAGCCGGTGATGAAAGCGGTGTTGGTACCAAACTTGGCTTCCTTACCGATCATCTCTATGTTGAACATGGCCACTACGCTGTCTGCATCCAGCTGATGGGAGAAATAATGGGAACCAAAGCCGCCCATTTCTTCCGCGGTGAAAGCTACAAATACAAGGGTACGCGCATTGTTATGCAGTTTTTTAAAGTGCTGGGCCAGCGTGATCACCGCGGTAGTGCCGGAAGCATCATCATCTGCGCCATTGGCAATGCTGTCTTTAGCGGCATTGGGCTCAATGATGCCGAGGTGATCATAATGGCCGGAGAATACCACGTACTCACCTTTCAGGCTTTTACTCCTGCCGGGCAGGATGCCTACTACGTTATTCAGCTTCGCCTTATCGATCCGCTGGTTTACAGACAGGCTCCAGTTATCAATATTGGCATTGTTATTATCCTTCAGCACAAACAGCAGGCTATGGCTGCTGTCCAGCTTTTCCTTTGCGTTGTTGTTCAGGTATCCCTGGAACTGGGCAAACTGTTCTGCATGTTTGGCATCTACCCAGATCACGGCGTTCTTTTGCAGGCGCAGGTATTTGCCCATTTCTTTGAACAGGTCCTCATCCGGGCCAATGTTCATGATCTCTACGCGGCTGTCTGTGGAGGTCCAGTCCAGGTGGGTGTTATTGCTGCGCAGGATGGTCTTGTTATGGGCAGGCTGGCCATTGATGCGCAGGTCTGTTTTGGTGTTCACCAGTTTGAACACAGAAAATTCCTGGCGGAAGTTCTTTTCGCCGGGGAGGGGTTTGAGGCCCGCCTTGGCAAACTCGCTTTCAATGAAAGCAGATGCCCGCTGGATATCCGGGGTAAAGGTTTTACGGCCCCGCATTTTATCGGACGCCAGGGTACTGATGATGCGTTTTACTTCGCCTTCTTTAATATCGCTTTGGGCATGGAGGGCGCATGCGGCGTGCAGCAGCAGGCCCAGGGCCAGTAACATTTTGGTTGACCGGTTCATAATGGCAGTTTAGAAATGTGCGGTAAAATAAGGCTTTTCCGGGCTAAATCGGAATTTCCATCACAGCGCGGTAAAAACCCTATTTTTGTTGCAGGTATCAACTACCCGATCATTATGTCCAATCCGCATTTAAGGCCAGACGAGAACCGGCTCACCAACGCTGAAAAAGAGTTTGAAAACAGCATACGGCCCAAAGAGATCCTTGATTTCTCCGGGCAGGATCAGATCATCGAAAACCTGAAGATATTTATCAAGGCGGCCAAGCTCCGGGGCGAAGCCCTGGACCATGTGCTGTTCCATGGCCCTCCCGGCCTGGGAAAGACCACCCTGTCGCGCATTGTAGCCAATGAGCTTGGGGTGAATATTAAGGAAACCTCTGGCCCGGTGATAGAAAAACCCGGCGAGCTGGCCGGCCTGCTCACAAACCTGGGCCAGCATGATGTACTCTTCATCGACGAGATCCACCGCCTGAGCACCGTGGTGGAGGAATACCTGTACTCCGCCATGGAGGATTTCCGCATTGATATCATGATCGATAACGGGCCCAATGCGCGGTCTATCCAGATCAATTTGCAGCCCTTTACACTGATAGGCGCCACCACCCGTTCCGGGTTGCTGACGGCGCCCCTGCTCAGCAGGTTTGGCATTAAGTCAAGACTGGAATATTACAGTGCGGATATGCTGCAGAAGATCATCTGGCGCGCCGCGGAAATACTGGGGACCAAGATCACGTCTGATGCGGCCATGGAGATAGCACGCCGCAGCCGGGGTACGCCCCGTATTGCCAACGGCTTGCTGCGCCGTGTGCGGGACTTTGCGCAGGTGATTGGCAATGGAGTGATAGACCTGGCCATTGCGCAGCATAGTTTGCGTGCGCTGAATGTGGATGAATATGGGCTGGATGAGATGGATAACCGGATCCTGAATACGATCATTGAGAATTTTAAAGGTGGTCCTGTGGGGATCACGACCATTGCTACGGCGGTAGGAGAAGAAGCGGGGACGCTGGAGGAGGTGTATGAGCCTTTTCTTATACAGGAAGGGTTTATTAAGCGGACGCCGAGGGGAAGAGAAGTGACGGAGAAGGCGTATCTGCATTTGGGGAAGACGCCGGGGAAGGGGAATGGGAGTCTGTTGTTTTAGAAACACTTTAGATGTCATACAAAGATGCCGCTCAGACAGCGGCATTTTTTGTGGGGACTATTTCAGGAACTGTGTAAGTTTAAAACTCCATATCCATGCACGCACCAAATTTCCTGAAATTTTCTCTTGCCTTGACCAAGGATACTTTATTAGCGCCATCGTCATCGTACAAACGCTCCTCCTGTACGAGATCATGCTTCTGATTGCACACAGGACAAGTATCAGATCTTTCAGTAAATGTAAGATAACCACAGCAGGCGCGAGGCATTTTCTTTTTGTCTAATATGCCGTCTCTTTGCATTTTTGATATCGGTTTAAAAGAATGATAGTAAACCTATTGAACTGGTAGAGGCGAATACGATACGATCGACCTGCGGTACCTTAATTGCATCTAAGCTATCTCTAGGCACAATTAGAGCGATCATAATCATGACCATCTGCGATGGCCGCATCCGCATGGCAAAGCAGCTCACAAAAAAACGCCGCCTCCCTTAAAAAGGAAAGCGGCGTCCCGCATTGTATCTTCAAATCAAATACTATTCCTGTACTACTAACCGGAATCCATTCCCATGAATGTTCACGATCTCAATATGGGTATCATCCTTTAAATACTTACGCAGCTTCGCAATGTACACATCCATGCTCCTGCCGTTAAAATACGTATCGCTGCCCCAGATTTTTTTCAGGGCCAGTTCACGCGGCAGCAGGTCATTCTTGTGTTCACACAACATACGCAGCAGCTCATTCTCTTTCGGGGAGAGCGTCTGCGTTTGTCCATCATGCTCCAGGCTACGCAGGCGGGAGTTGAAATGATAGCGGCCTATCTGGAACTCGTGCAGGTCTTCTTCCTTCGCGGAAAGTTCCTGGTTGCGTTTCAGGATGGCCTTTATTTTCAGCAACAGTAATTCACTGTCAAAAGGTTTGGAAATGTAATCATCCGCACCCAGTTTGTAACCCTGGATGATGTCTTCCTTCATCGTCTTTGCAGAAAGGAAAAACAGGGGAATATCCGGGTCTACATCGCGGATCTCTTCGGCCAGTTTAAAACCGTCCATGTTGGGCATCATAATGTCCAGCAGGCAGATGTCGAACTTCTCACGGCGGAAGGCGGCCAGCGCCAGGATGCCGTCGCGGCACAGTTCTACATCATAGTCGTTCAGTTCCAGGTAATTTTTCAATACCATGCCCAGGTTGGTGTCATCCTCGGCCAGTAATATTTTAGGCTTGCGTTCTTCCATGTGACTGCAATTATATACTGACAAATATACTTTATATCTCAACACCGCTGCGTCCGCATAGCGTTCACGACCGTGTATGTTTTGTTAAAGTTTAGGGCCCTAACGCTTACCGAGCAGGGAGGTGAAGGGGTAACGCAGGTTCTTG
Proteins encoded:
- a CDS encoding heavy metal translocating P-type ATPase, whose amino-acid sequence is METIHCKVVGMHCTNCALSVSKYLENKGMAAVNVSFATDEVSFQPPAGADVKAVLKGIAGMGYTVQLPEDEAKPVPFTRTLAFKVIFCAIFTAPLLLHMWLPWPALQHPILQLVLSTPVFLMGLWYFGRSGVRSLRNGVANMDVLVALGATAAYGYSLYGTINNLGHDYLFYETAASIILLVFVGNLLEERTVKQTTSAITALVKLQKTTARLITLAEDGNEEIQEVDNKSLKVGQQVLVNTGDKIPMDGTIYWGQATIDESMITGESEPVQRREKDKVIGGTILESGAIKVFITATGENTVLSYIIELVRQAQANKPPMQKLADRISAIFVPLVLGIALVTLCGWFFIGHTGLETAMMRAIAVLVIACPCAMGLATPAAVMVGLGRAARNGILIKGAHTLEAFKDIRQVVFDKTGTLTTGKLQVGSYHATGMSDEDFRATVYSLEKFSSHPIARSIAAAWKPAGDKGLQQLREHKGIGMSAKDKEGNVWQLGSYSLAAAQTQDDTHNIYLLKNNTLVGWVDLVDELRPNAKEVVETLHQRGIRTVLLSGDTAYKCNAIAQQLGIDEVYAGQLPEQKLQRLDALLQAAPTAMVGDGINDAPALAKATIGISLSDATQVAMQSANVVLLKNDLAGLPLALGLGKHTYLTIKQNLFWAFAYNVVAIPIAALGFLNPILAAGVMAVSDVVLAINSIRLRYKNIG
- the tsaE gene encoding tRNA (adenosine(37)-N6)-threonylcarbamoyltransferase complex ATPase subunit type 1 TsaE, with the translated sequence MERIFTQEELPETARLFWEKFPDTAVFAFDGQMGAGKTTFIKALCTAKAVQDVTSSPTFSIINEYHYPGPSGGEARIYHLDLYRLRNEQEALDAGVEDCLYGGDVCFVEWPGIVTSLLPADTVLVQLETLPDQKRLLRAGPAFRK
- a CDS encoding alanine dehydrogenase; this encodes MEQRQKPVVSAGFTYSPLEEMLDIPQKNTRLHIGIPKETSFQENRIALTPDAVAILVHNGHNIAVEHGAGDGSHFYDTDYAEAGAEILYDKAAVFKSDIILKSAPLNDAEIALLHPHQIVISPIHLAALQAEQMQRMMDKRITLLSFENLKDDAGTYPIVRAMSEIAGGAVMLLAGQYLSNAHYGKGILLGGVTGIPPTKVVIIGAGIVGEFAARTALALGSSVKVFDNNIYKLKRLQNNIGVRVFTSVLRPKVLAEQLRNADVAVGALSSQNGRTPVVVSETMVSNMKAGAVIVDVSIDRGGCFETSHITSHENPIFKKYDVVHYCVPNIASGFARTASEAISNVLMPLLLEAADDGGFENLVWIKRGVRNGIYLYKGALTNYHLSERFKLKYTDLELLLAVKG
- a CDS encoding undecaprenyl-diphosphate phosphatase, with the translated sequence MDWLQTVILAIVEGITEYLPISSTGHMILTSAAMGIADDEFVKLYEVAIQLGAILAVVVLYWKKFFSFQQGWLQFYQKIILGVLPLLILGFLLHKEIEKLLGSPLVVGCTLFVGGIILLFVDKWFNKPEIDSVAKVDVFRALRIGFFQCLALLPGTSRSAATIVGGMQQKLTRAEAAEFSFFLAVPAMLAATGYDLLKKKDLLIGPGVGSDNLLKLAVGGFIAFLVAMAAIKLFINSLKKYGFKMWGVYRIIVGLLVFAAVYWGYLKA
- a CDS encoding DUF3098 domain-containing protein; translated protein: MAKGYNAPGKPAEKHAEKAAPAVDNRFLFAKDAYKIMAAGLVVIVIGFLLMTGGGSNDPNSFKPEEVYSFRRITLAPIVILLGLAIEAYAIMRKPKSTTPEAAKTL
- a CDS encoding cell division protein FtsX, translated to MAQSGKSSSKKSSPSYISSIIGVALVLFLLGTLGLFVIQANKLSVYFKEGVEIQVILRDNVKDTQAQALKDSIANKPYVRSIEYVSKDMAAERFKKDFGEDFTSLLGYNPLYASINFKARSAYVNADSLKIIENSFSQIAAVREVSYQRALVDKLNENVRRIGLVVLGLCVVLALVVIVLIDNTIRLAMFSNRFLIKTMQMVGATRWFIAKPFDLRAIINGAISALLAIIGLIGVLWITRQRLELPGFEDLKDYFLVGLLFLGLISLGIGICVLSTHRSVMKYLRMKLDDLY